A window of the Lysinibacillus irui genome harbors these coding sequences:
- a CDS encoding DUF485 domain-containing protein, translated as MAEVGSHDYDYVEAGTIDVKDLPPLDATTNKIMKDEFTTGLGLSVFYFILIFSIPVMNWFAPEFAFKKIWGGMTVTWFVTTIVMMAMAFIIAYVHTALYEKRLKKYDLANK; from the coding sequence ATGGCGGAAGTTGGAAGTCATGATTATGACTACGTGGAGGCAGGAACTATTGATGTGAAAGATTTGCCTCCTCTTGATGCGACAACAAACAAAATTATGAAAGATGAATTTACAACAGGTTTAGGTTTATCGGTATTTTACTTTATTTTGATTTTTAGTATCCCTGTTATGAATTGGTTTGCTCCAGAGTTTGCATTTAAGAAAATTTGGGGTGGAATGACAGTTACATGGTTTGTAACAACGATTGTGATGATGGCGATGGCATTTATTATTGCCTATGTGCATACAGCCTTGTACGAAAAGCGCCTAAAAAAATATGATTTAGCAAATAAGTAG
- a CDS encoding AraC family transcriptional regulator produces the protein MESSFDKQQMSEWLQEVLPNAFEESKVSKPEDEAIIVYEVNRLFDWVKINRLKRNYPNSIIVPVVTEHLTYSTGIAIELVLPALLIKPLQKSKFLRIVKKLYTAYQEKKASSLTLLELSQQVSQHHTSPFREAFLKRLIRGEVDNEQEIIQSSSFLSSNCIPNIVFLIQGYIDGDDKKADASSIITNIFRQNFVNQAPLSFLHFERYLLLLMRIPSEYNSFKHWSEGEACLLEVIETLKRDYCIHLFMGVGSVFQDAMQVKESYSQARKARRKPPIDNIHIRYYEDLTKHEQLQKAIHYIEEHYDEQLTIRDVANYINFSSTHFSRLFKKETGRNFVDYVAFTRIIKTLPFLRKYDYTIEKIASTCGFNTPNYYSLTFKKYVGISPTDYRNTKEILFK, from the coding sequence ATGGAAAGCTCATTTGACAAGCAACAAATGAGTGAATGGTTACAAGAGGTTTTACCAAACGCTTTTGAGGAAAGTAAAGTATCAAAGCCAGAAGATGAGGCCATTATTGTCTATGAAGTCAATCGGTTATTTGATTGGGTAAAGATTAATCGATTAAAAAGAAATTATCCTAACAGTATAATTGTCCCGGTTGTTACAGAACACCTTACCTACTCAACTGGTATAGCCATTGAATTAGTTTTACCTGCACTTCTCATAAAACCATTACAAAAATCAAAATTTTTACGAATTGTAAAGAAGCTGTATACAGCCTATCAGGAAAAAAAGGCTAGTTCACTCACACTGCTTGAGCTATCACAACAAGTGTCCCAACATCATACCTCACCGTTCCGAGAAGCATTTTTAAAGCGTTTGATACGGGGTGAAGTCGACAATGAACAAGAAATTATCCAATCTTCATCCTTTCTATCATCAAACTGTATACCTAATATTGTGTTTTTAATTCAAGGCTATATCGATGGAGATGATAAGAAAGCAGATGCAAGCAGTATCATCACCAATATTTTCCGTCAAAATTTCGTAAATCAAGCACCTTTGTCCTTTTTACATTTTGAACGCTATTTACTACTTCTCATGCGAATTCCGAGTGAGTACAACTCATTCAAACATTGGTCAGAGGGAGAAGCCTGTCTTTTAGAAGTTATTGAAACACTGAAAAGGGACTATTGCATTCATTTGTTTATGGGGGTTGGTAGTGTATTTCAGGACGCTATGCAAGTGAAAGAGTCCTATAGCCAAGCACGAAAAGCACGAAGAAAACCACCTATCGATAACATTCATATAAGATATTACGAGGATTTAACAAAGCATGAGCAGCTTCAAAAAGCCATCCATTATATTGAAGAGCATTATGACGAGCAACTAACCATTCGTGATGTGGCAAACTATATAAACTTTAGCTCCACACATTTTAGCAGACTATTTAAAAAGGAGACTGGTCGAAATTTCGTTGACTACGTTGCCTTTACTCGCATCATCAAAACATTACCCTTTTTACGTAAATACGACTACACCATAGAAAAAATCGCCTCCACTTGTGGCTTTAACACACCTAATTATTACAGTCTAACCTTTAAAAAATATGTAGGGATCTCACCAACAGACTACCGCAATACGAAAGAAATTTTATTTAAATAG
- the sigG gene encoding RNA polymerase sporulation sigma factor SigG: MRTKVDLCGLDTSTLPILKHEEMKELFIRLQAGETEIREELVMCNLRLVLSIVGRFAYRGEQADDLFQVGCIGLMKAIDHFDLKHNVRFSTYAVPMIIGEIRRHLRDHHALRVSRSLRDIAYKAMQAKEQWITDNLREPTIEEIAEMIDMKKEDVLFALDAIQDPVSLQEPIYSDGGDAVYMMDQLRDDDVSEDQWVAYVSVKESLQKLDERQQMIVAKRFYYGETQTEIAKELGISQAQISRLEKNAIETMQKDYK; encoded by the coding sequence ATGCGAACAAAAGTAGATCTTTGCGGCTTAGATACATCGACTTTGCCAATTTTAAAGCACGAGGAAATGAAGGAACTCTTCATCCGCTTACAAGCTGGAGAAACTGAGATTAGGGAAGAGCTTGTAATGTGCAATTTAAGGTTAGTGCTAAGTATTGTCGGTAGATTTGCCTATCGGGGTGAACAGGCAGATGATTTATTTCAAGTAGGCTGTATTGGCCTCATGAAAGCCATTGATCATTTTGATTTAAAGCATAATGTACGATTTTCGACATATGCTGTACCGATGATCATTGGAGAAATTCGTCGCCATCTGCGTGATCATCATGCATTACGTGTATCTCGCTCTCTAAGAGATATAGCTTATAAGGCAATGCAGGCAAAAGAGCAGTGGATAACCGATAATTTGCGAGAACCAACGATTGAAGAAATTGCTGAGATGATTGACATGAAAAAAGAAGATGTGTTATTTGCTTTAGATGCTATTCAAGATCCTGTTTCCTTGCAAGAGCCTATTTACTCAGACGGTGGAGACGCTGTTTATATGATGGATCAATTACGTGATGATGATGTATCAGAGGATCAATGGGTTGCCTACGTGTCGGTAAAGGAAAGCTTGCAAAAGCTAGATGAACGTCAGCAAATGATCGTTGCAAAACGTTTTTATTATGGGGAGACTCAAACAGAAATTGCTAAGGAACTAGGGATTTCTCAAGCACAAATTTCGCGTCTTGAAAAAAATGCGATTGAAACAATGCAAAAGGATTACAAATAA
- a CDS encoding PRC-barrel domain-containing protein — MERTKVIVRGGMSLRFSMLQQKEVIEAGNGRFIGFVIDAEVSKETGYVTAFLIAEPRKYLGFFKGEESVRKVYMKDVLVVGKDVILVKALS; from the coding sequence ATGGAACGTACAAAAGTAATTGTTAGAGGAGGTATGTCATTGCGTTTTTCGATGTTACAGCAAAAAGAAGTCATTGAAGCAGGAAATGGACGATTTATAGGCTTTGTAATAGATGCCGAAGTATCAAAAGAAACGGGCTATGTGACAGCATTTTTAATTGCAGAGCCTCGTAAATATCTTGGTTTTTTTAAAGGGGAAGAGTCTGTTAGAAAAGTGTATATGAAAGATGTGCTTGTTGTTGGCAAGGACGTTATTTTAGTAAAAGCACTTTCCTAA
- the sigE gene encoding RNA polymerase sporulation sigma factor SigE, protein MLLRLLASLKKLWSKFRSRETYYIGGNDSLPVPLSREEEVTVIASFMNGDLRARDTLIERNLRLVVYIARRFDNTGTPIEDLISIGSIGLIKAIETFNTDKNIKLATYASRCIENEILMHLRKTSRMKGEVSLDEPLNSDADGNELLLSDILGTEEHIILDNVEKKIERQHMFHAINLLGARERYIMECRFGLNGKVEMTQKEVADHLGISQSYISRLEKKIIQDLRENLNQPIS, encoded by the coding sequence TTGCTTCTTAGGCTACTTGCTAGCTTGAAAAAATTATGGAGTAAGTTTCGGAGTCGTGAAACGTACTATATAGGGGGAAATGATTCATTGCCAGTGCCATTAAGTCGAGAAGAAGAAGTTACAGTCATTGCATCCTTTATGAACGGTGATTTACGAGCTAGAGACACACTAATTGAACGTAATTTACGTCTTGTTGTTTATATAGCTAGACGTTTTGATAATACGGGAACGCCAATTGAAGATTTAATTAGCATTGGTTCCATTGGTTTAATAAAGGCGATCGAGACGTTCAATACAGATAAGAATATCAAACTTGCAACATACGCATCACGCTGCATTGAAAATGAAATTTTAATGCACTTACGAAAAACGAGTCGTATGAAGGGTGAAGTTTCACTAGATGAACCACTAAACTCTGATGCTGATGGAAATGAATTATTACTGTCCGATATTTTAGGAACAGAAGAGCATATTATTCTTGATAATGTAGAGAAGAAAATAGAGCGACAGCATATGTTCCATGCCATTAATTTATTGGGTGCGCGAGAGCGTTATATTATGGAGTGTCGTTTTGGTCTCAATGGAAAAGTTGAAATGACACAAAAAGAAGTTGCCGATCATTTAGGCATATCGCAATCATATATTTCCCGTTTAGAAAAGAAAATTATTCAAGATTTACGTGAAAATTTAAATCAACCAATTTCGTAG
- a CDS encoding cell division protein SepF: MSMKNKIKNFFYLEEELEEEITQAPIQQQQPIQQQQPIHSIKPKKTIKERKASIHEIVPQSSAATPNNIVSLQAAMSSKGAKVVLIEPRVYAEAQDIAEHLKNKRATIVNLQRIEREQGKRIIDFLSGTVYALAGDIQRIGKDIFLCTPDNVEVTGEITNFILDDN, encoded by the coding sequence ATGAGCATGAAAAATAAAATTAAAAACTTCTTTTACCTTGAAGAAGAATTAGAAGAAGAAATCACGCAAGCTCCTATTCAGCAGCAACAACCCATACAACAACAGCAACCGATTCATTCAATAAAGCCTAAAAAAACAATTAAAGAACGGAAGGCATCTATTCATGAAATTGTGCCACAAAGTTCAGCAGCAACTCCTAACAACATTGTCAGTTTACAAGCAGCTATGAGCTCTAAGGGCGCAAAAGTAGTGTTAATAGAGCCTAGAGTTTATGCAGAAGCACAAGATATTGCAGAACATTTAAAAAATAAACGTGCAACAATCGTCAATTTACAACGTATTGAGCGGGAGCAAGGAAAACGCATTATTGATTTTTTAAGTGGAACAGTCTACGCCCTTGCTGGAGATATCCAGCGTATTGGTAAAGATATTTTCCTATGCACGCCAGATAATGTAGAAGTGACTGGTGAAATTACAAACTTTATTTTAGACGATAATTAA
- a CDS encoding sigma-E processing peptidase SpoIIGA, with the protein MYGEWLVLINTLFNLAILTFTARVTGVLVKNSRLLMSSICSSFVAVIGGQMLWTTILSFILLIGIAFRFKIRSFQKQGPIVLTATIVIGGLLTALQPFLKNLSVTHFIMICFLLAVLNLIAFYKQWGFVKLERLSGQFVFDTTLKIFGATIPLSAFVDTGNQAIEPLSGKPVHFVSYTALRPHLPSAFRKSLIEWQETDPYDVSMFSEDYQRYIRFIHVNTVQQQSVVLGFRFDEWHIKGEPSQVKTNEYIVLTKKAKNFPHSTAAILHFSALSNNS; encoded by the coding sequence ATGTATGGAGAATGGCTGGTGCTCATTAATACGCTTTTTAATCTAGCGATACTCACGTTTACAGCAAGAGTCACAGGAGTCTTAGTGAAAAATTCAAGATTATTAATGAGTTCAATTTGTAGTAGTTTTGTAGCTGTCATTGGCGGTCAAATGCTGTGGACGACGATTCTTAGTTTTATATTGTTAATTGGTATAGCATTTCGCTTCAAGATTCGTAGCTTTCAAAAGCAAGGACCTATTGTGTTAACAGCAACGATCGTGATTGGTGGATTGTTAACAGCACTACAACCTTTTTTGAAAAATCTTTCTGTTACTCATTTTATTATGATTTGCTTTTTATTGGCAGTTTTAAATCTTATTGCATTTTATAAGCAATGGGGATTTGTCAAGTTAGAGCGCTTAAGTGGTCAGTTTGTATTTGATACAACTTTAAAAATTTTTGGAGCAACAATCCCGCTTTCCGCTTTTGTTGATACAGGCAATCAAGCGATTGAGCCATTATCAGGAAAGCCAGTTCATTTTGTCTCTTATACAGCATTGCGACCACACTTACCTTCAGCGTTTCGAAAATCATTAATAGAATGGCAAGAAACAGACCCATACGATGTATCTATGTTTTCTGAAGATTATCAGCGTTATATACGATTTATTCATGTCAATACGGTACAACAGCAATCAGTTGTCCTTGGTTTTCGCTTTGATGAATGGCATATAAAGGGGGAGCCTTCCCAAGTGAAAACGAATGAATACATCGTTTTAACCAAAAAAGCAAAAAATTTTCCACATAGCACAGCAGCAATTTTACATTTTTCAGCGCTTTCAAATAACTCATAG
- a CDS encoding YlmH family RNA-binding protein has product MEHLIQHFRKDEQPFIEQVLSWQREVEDRYAPKLTDFLDPRQRFIVSSVIGQDDTLKTACSGLFDGAERQRMLIFPAYYEATDEDFQLTAFTIQYPTKFIQLRHPDVLGALLSLGLNRSKFGDIRVNEQQVQFVVAQEVADYVRLHLTGIGKVKVHVESLKEDAPLLINEEEWFEEAHTVSSMRLDVIIATILNVSRQKAQALITGKKVRVNWTERDTVAFELQEGDILSIRGSGRVKIIMTEGRTKKDKIRLQIGRLAQKS; this is encoded by the coding sequence ATGGAACACTTAATCCAGCATTTTCGAAAAGATGAGCAGCCTTTTATTGAACAAGTGCTAAGCTGGCAGCGTGAGGTAGAGGATCGCTATGCACCCAAGTTGACCGATTTTCTTGACCCAAGGCAACGTTTTATTGTGTCATCGGTTATTGGACAGGACGACACTCTAAAGACAGCTTGTTCAGGGCTATTTGATGGAGCAGAGAGGCAGCGTATGCTCATTTTTCCTGCGTACTATGAAGCTACAGATGAAGACTTTCAACTGACAGCCTTTACCATCCAGTATCCGACTAAATTTATTCAACTGCGTCATCCAGATGTTTTAGGGGCATTGTTATCATTAGGCTTAAACCGTAGTAAATTCGGTGATATTCGTGTCAATGAGCAGCAGGTGCAATTCGTTGTCGCACAGGAGGTAGCGGATTATGTCCGTTTACATTTAACGGGTATTGGTAAAGTAAAGGTACATGTAGAATCACTAAAGGAAGACGCCCCACTGCTTATCAATGAGGAAGAGTGGTTTGAGGAAGCACATACAGTTTCTTCGATGCGTTTAGATGTGATCATTGCGACGATTTTAAATGTGTCACGCCAAAAGGCACAAGCATTAATTACTGGAAAAAAAGTGCGTGTCAATTGGACGGAGCGGGATACTGTCGCTTTTGAATTACAAGAGGGTGATATTTTATCGATACGTGGAAGCGGTCGTGTCAAAATTATTATGACAGAAGGCCGTACAAAAAAGGATAAAATCCGTCTACAAATCGGTCGATTGGCCCAAAAAAGCTGA
- a CDS encoding YggS family pyridoxal phosphate-dependent enzyme, with amino-acid sequence MTKILTNLNKLQDLIAAAEKKGNRQSNHVQIIAVTKEVSVERTQEAIDAGLTHLGENRPEGLHRKITEIQADVYWHYIGSLQTRKVKQVINSIDFLHSLDRLSLAEEIEKRAEKPVKCFVQVNVSGEESKHGLTIEEVLPFVESLKEFTKIQVVGLMTMAPNTEDEELIRSVFKQLKQCQQQIAEQGFAHAPCTELSMGMSNDFEIAVEEGATFVRVGTALVGNERGEQDEHEK; translated from the coding sequence GTGACAAAAATCTTAACAAATTTAAACAAACTACAGGATTTAATAGCAGCAGCAGAAAAAAAAGGCAATCGTCAGAGCAATCATGTTCAAATAATTGCGGTGACAAAAGAAGTTTCTGTTGAAAGAACGCAAGAAGCAATTGATGCCGGTCTCACTCATTTAGGAGAAAATAGACCCGAAGGCTTACATCGTAAAATTACAGAAATTCAAGCTGATGTGTACTGGCATTATATCGGGTCACTTCAAACACGTAAAGTAAAACAAGTGATTAACAGCATTGATTTTTTACATTCATTAGATCGATTGAGCTTGGCGGAAGAAATTGAAAAAAGAGCAGAAAAACCTGTTAAATGCTTTGTACAAGTAAATGTTTCAGGAGAAGAATCTAAACATGGTTTAACCATCGAAGAAGTTTTACCTTTTGTAGAATCATTGAAAGAATTTACAAAGATTCAAGTTGTAGGTTTAATGACAATGGCACCAAATACGGAAGACGAAGAGCTAATTCGCTCCGTTTTCAAGCAATTAAAACAATGTCAACAGCAAATAGCCGAGCAAGGATTCGCACACGCACCTTGTACCGAGTTATCAATGGGCATGTCTAATGACTTTGAAATTGCGGTAGAGGAAGGGGCTACTTTTGTTCGAGTCGGAACGGCTCTTGTTGGAAATGAAAGAGGGGAACAGGATGAGCATGAAAAATAA
- a CDS encoding DivIVA domain-containing protein — MPLSPIDIHNKEFTKAFRGYAEDEVNEFLDQIIKDYEILLREKKEVVKQLEMALEQARHFNSLEETLQKSIVVAQEAADEVRRNSQKEAKLILKEAEKNADRIVNEALTKARKVTIEIDELKKQSKVFRNRFKMLVEAQLDLLNADDWDHLLQYDIDLTEIQASVEEAQESEDM; from the coding sequence ATGCCATTATCACCTATTGATATACATAATAAGGAGTTTACAAAAGCTTTCAGAGGTTATGCTGAAGATGAAGTAAATGAATTTTTAGATCAGATTATTAAAGACTACGAAATTTTGCTTAGGGAAAAAAAGGAAGTCGTTAAGCAATTAGAAATGGCATTAGAACAAGCGAGGCATTTTAACTCCTTAGAAGAAACTTTGCAGAAATCTATTGTAGTAGCGCAAGAAGCTGCAGATGAAGTGCGAAGAAATTCACAAAAAGAGGCTAAACTCATTTTGAAAGAAGCAGAGAAAAATGCTGATCGAATTGTCAATGAAGCTTTAACGAAGGCTCGTAAGGTAACGATTGAAATTGATGAGCTAAAAAAACAATCTAAGGTTTTCCGTAATCGTTTTAAGATGCTTGTAGAGGCACAGCTTGACTTATTGAATGCAGATGACTGGGATCATTTGCTACAATACGATATTGATTTAACTGAAATTCAGGCGTCTGTTGAGGAAGCACAGGAGTCCGAAGATATGTAA
- the ileS gene encoding isoleucine--tRNA ligase, with translation MVEYKDTLLMPKTDFPMRGNLPANEPKMQDKWNDMDINKLQMERTEGRPEFVLHDGPPYANGDIHIGHALNKVLKDMITRHRSMTGYHVNYIPGWDTHGLPIEQALTNKGVKRKEMSVAAFRQLCEEYAYEQIDNQRTQFRRLGIRGDWENPYITLKPEFEARQIEVFGKMAEKGYIYKGLKPVYWSPSSESALAEAEIEYKDIKSPSIYVSFAIKDAKGVVPADAKFIIWTTTPWTLPANLGISLNPEFIYVVVAVATKKFIIAKELLESVATALEWENYEVVQEVKGDALDRIVAQHPFYDRESLVMVGDHVTADAGTGCVHTAPGHGEDDYHISKQYGLGILSPLDNSGCYTEEAPGFEGVFYNDANKLVTEKLKEVDALESLSFITHSYPHDWRTKKPVIYRATPQWFASVEAFRGELLEAVKATTFTPAWGETRLYNMIRDRGDWVISRQRAWGVPIPIFYAENGEPIITPETISHISALFREHGSNIWFQKTAKELLPEGFTHPGSPNGEFTKENDIMDVWFDSGSSHQGVLVERGMKYPADLYLEGSDQHRGWFNSSLITSVAINGYAPYKGLLTHGFVLDGEGRKMSKSLGNVIIPQKVMDQYGADILRLWVASVDYTADVRISMDMLKQVSEVYRKIRNTFRFLHGNIADFDPKKDRVAYAELREMDQYVYMRLQDVLKAVRAAYDRYDFAAVYHVVNNFVAVELSSFYLDIAKDVVYIEGHDNKDRRAMQTVIYDTLMTLVKIMTPIIPHTTDEMWSYLHAQGVVEEVSVQLTDFPEVDVQANFDSLREKWEKIIDVRDDILKALEEARNAKTIGKSLEAKVTVYAKEDVVALLNDANIDFAQLSIVSAFEVAAIEEAPAEALALEHVSIVVEKATGEKCERCWSISETVGTNEAQPTVCARCAEVVEKYYA, from the coding sequence ATGGTTGAATACAAAGATACATTATTAATGCCAAAAACAGATTTTCCAATGCGCGGAAATCTTCCAGCAAATGAGCCAAAAATGCAAGATAAATGGAATGACATGGATATTAACAAATTACAAATGGAACGTACTGAAGGTCGTCCAGAGTTTGTCCTACATGATGGTCCTCCATATGCAAATGGTGATATCCACATCGGCCATGCATTAAATAAAGTATTGAAAGATATGATTACACGTCACCGCTCCATGACTGGCTACCATGTTAATTATATTCCTGGTTGGGATACGCATGGTTTACCAATTGAGCAAGCATTGACAAACAAAGGTGTAAAGCGTAAAGAAATGTCAGTAGCAGCATTCCGCCAACTTTGTGAAGAATATGCGTATGAACAAATTGACAATCAACGTACGCAATTCCGACGTCTAGGCATTCGCGGTGATTGGGAAAATCCATATATTACATTGAAACCTGAATTTGAAGCACGTCAAATTGAAGTGTTTGGTAAAATGGCGGAAAAAGGTTACATCTATAAAGGGTTAAAACCAGTTTATTGGTCTCCATCTTCTGAATCTGCTTTGGCAGAAGCTGAAATTGAATACAAGGATATCAAATCACCATCGATTTATGTAAGCTTTGCTATTAAGGATGCGAAAGGTGTTGTTCCAGCAGATGCTAAATTTATCATTTGGACAACAACTCCTTGGACATTACCAGCAAACTTAGGGATTTCTTTGAACCCTGAATTTATCTATGTAGTAGTTGCTGTGGCAACTAAAAAATTCATTATCGCTAAAGAATTATTAGAGTCAGTGGCAACTGCTCTTGAATGGGAAAACTATGAGGTTGTTCAAGAAGTAAAAGGGGATGCACTAGATCGTATTGTAGCCCAACATCCATTCTATGATCGAGAATCTCTTGTGATGGTTGGAGATCATGTTACTGCAGATGCGGGTACAGGTTGTGTTCATACAGCGCCAGGACACGGGGAAGATGATTATCATATTAGTAAACAATATGGCTTAGGCATTCTTAGTCCTCTTGATAATAGTGGCTGCTATACAGAAGAAGCACCTGGTTTTGAAGGCGTATTTTATAATGATGCCAATAAACTAGTAACAGAAAAACTTAAAGAAGTGGATGCATTAGAAAGTCTTAGTTTCATTACACACTCTTATCCACATGACTGGCGTACAAAAAAACCAGTTATTTATCGTGCCACACCACAATGGTTTGCATCTGTTGAAGCATTCCGTGGTGAGTTACTTGAGGCTGTTAAAGCAACAACGTTCACACCAGCTTGGGGAGAAACACGCCTTTATAATATGATTCGTGACCGTGGAGACTGGGTAATTTCACGTCAACGTGCTTGGGGCGTGCCAATTCCAATTTTCTACGCTGAAAATGGTGAACCAATTATTACACCTGAAACAATTAGCCATATTTCTGCTTTATTCCGTGAGCATGGATCAAATATTTGGTTCCAAAAAACAGCGAAAGAATTATTGCCAGAAGGCTTTACACATCCAGGTAGTCCGAACGGCGAATTTACAAAAGAAAATGATATTATGGACGTTTGGTTCGATTCAGGTTCATCTCACCAAGGTGTACTTGTTGAACGAGGCATGAAATATCCAGCTGATTTATATTTAGAAGGCTCTGACCAACACCGTGGTTGGTTTAACTCATCACTAATTACATCTGTAGCTATCAATGGTTACGCACCATACAAAGGACTTTTAACGCATGGTTTCGTTCTTGATGGTGAAGGACGTAAAATGAGTAAATCATTAGGAAATGTCATTATTCCACAAAAAGTAATGGATCAATATGGTGCAGATATTCTTCGACTTTGGGTTGCTTCTGTGGACTATACAGCTGATGTGCGTATTTCTATGGATATGTTAAAGCAAGTGTCAGAAGTGTACCGTAAAATTCGTAACACGTTCCGTTTCTTACACGGCAATATTGCTGATTTCGATCCAAAGAAAGATCGTGTAGCTTATGCAGAGCTTCGTGAAATGGATCAATACGTGTATATGCGCTTGCAAGATGTTTTAAAAGCTGTGCGTGCAGCCTACGATCGTTATGATTTCGCTGCTGTTTATCATGTAGTCAATAATTTTGTAGCTGTGGAGTTATCTTCATTCTATTTAGATATTGCGAAAGACGTAGTTTATATTGAAGGTCATGACAACAAAGACCGTCGAGCAATGCAAACAGTCATTTACGATACATTAATGACATTAGTTAAAATTATGACACCAATTATTCCTCATACAACAGACGAGATGTGGTCTTACCTCCACGCTCAAGGGGTTGTAGAGGAAGTGTCGGTTCAATTAACAGACTTCCCAGAGGTAGATGTTCAAGCGAACTTTGACAGTCTTCGTGAGAAATGGGAAAAAATTATTGATGTGCGTGACGATATTTTAAAAGCATTAGAGGAAGCGCGTAACGCTAAAACAATTGGTAAATCACTTGAAGCAAAAGTGACTGTCTATGCAAAAGAAGATGTTGTCGCATTATTGAATGATGCGAACATTGATTTTGCACAACTTTCTATCGTTTCAGCATTTGAGGTAGCTGCAATTGAAGAAGCGCCTGCAGAAGCTTTAGCACTTGAGCATGTTTCCATTGTTGTTGAGAAGGCTACAGGTGAGAAATGTGAGCGCTGCTGGTCAATTTCAGAAACAGTTGGAACAAATGAGGCACAACCAACAGTTTGCGCTCGCTGTGCAGAAGTTGTAGAAAAATATTACGCTTAA
- a CDS encoding YggT family protein, whose protein sequence is MTFFIILGYVSLAFRIYSFMLIAYILMSWVPAAQNSAIGRMLERVCEPYLGIFRKFIPPLGMIDISPIVAIFMLNFIERGLVIVIQKIFLMFV, encoded by the coding sequence ATGACTTTTTTTATAATACTTGGTTATGTATCGTTAGCATTTAGGATTTATTCATTTATGCTAATTGCCTATATTTTAATGTCTTGGGTGCCTGCCGCTCAAAATTCAGCCATTGGTCGCATGCTTGAAAGAGTGTGTGAACCATATTTAGGGATATTCAGAAAGTTTATTCCGCCACTTGGAATGATAGATATTTCACCAATTGTGGCTATCTTTATGCTGAATTTTATTGAAAGAGGGCTTGTTATAGTCATTCAGAAAATATTTCTTATGTTCGTTTAG